The genomic stretch atctatttcatctatctggttttatgacttaataaacttattggggctgagatggatcagacaaaggaaataaaggaaacatttattgtgactttttttaatctggcacccaacaaataccccattacaaaaaaacactaaaactaataaaaactaaactaaaactaagctttttccaaaaaataaaaactcattaaaactaactgaatttgaaaacaaaaattgacaacgaatttaaaactaaaacgaataaaaaatcccaaactattagaACCTTGCCGTGAGGAGGCGTACCTTGATGAAGAACGGCATGAAGCTCAGTTTGACGCCGCGTCCTTCAGCGATGGGCCGCAGCTCGGCCCTGAGGGACACCAGGCGGCTCAGGTCCACCTCGTCACAGTAACCGAAGTGAGGAATCTTCAGCGCCGCCGTCATCGTCCTCACCATCGCTTTGTGGAAACCTGCAGGACACCAACATgagatcagactttatttaacCCACAGTGGAGAAATTAGTCATTACAGCAGTTcgagatacagacacacagatataaGAACAGaacaaagaatataaaaaaataagacaaatacatatattctgtacacattatatacatacatttctgctatttgacatttattattaatatagagTCATTGAAGTCACATTTTCTctaatttcctgttcattttaatacctggtacaaataaaggtacatttgtttgaacatagctgataagagtttaatttaagagctgatatctagacattttccatggttttctggataataactaaaatcataatcaagaaaaccttgggaaatgtctagatatcagctcttaaattaaactcttatcagctatttttgttgttattatatttgtctaaacaaatgtacctttagttgaaccaggcattaaatgaacaagaaatgagaTAAAACATGGatggtctaatgatttttttccatgactggagatataaaatcagaataaagaCTATAAacaaataagacatatacatacactcTACACATACATTTCTGTGACATTTGtttgacatttattattaatataaatgtattaatatataatttattattaatatatagtttgttttcctgattgcattttacagatattgcacattagagaaaatatattttagcatgttaaataggttgttgcatgtagcagtaggaacatcaatgaataaatataataaaaaatccacTCCACAGATCTGAGTCAATAACCACTTCCTGTgtttctgtttaacaaacacgatgtgtaaatgtgtgtaaaaaaaaaaagtgtgtgtgtcttttttctcactTAACTCCTaagacactgttttttttttgttttttttatattttgaccTATTTGAtctctttttgttatttatttattttatttatgtaaataataataaattagatagatagatcaacAGAAACAAAGCAGAGTGACTCttaaaaactgaaacaaacagCAAAAATCGAAGAAAACTGAATTCACAGATCAGTTTTCTCTTGTGTTTTCCGGTTCTCCTCAGTCAGTGGTCTGAGCTCACCTCATGATTAAAGTTATTCTCTTTTCAGACccagaatgtatttatttacattttcatttccttaaaaagtaaaatcttTTTCTTCTGGTTctgttgtggttttatttatgtaaaactGATCAATGTCAGAAACCTAAAAGTTTTAATTTCCTGCATGGTGTTTTGAAGCTGCTGACCTTTGAGCGGCTCTGTGACGTCCTTGCCGGTGAAGACCGGTTTGGGTGTTGCTGGTGGAGGTTTGATGGCTGCCGCGGCGCTCACGGgcctggcagcagcagcagcagcggcggcggTCGGGGCAGGAGGCGGGGGCCGGATCTCCTGGAACGGGGCCGGAGGTAAGATGGCTCCCGTCTGCCTCGCCAGGAAGTTCAGGATGTCCTCCTTCAGGATCCGTCCGTCTCTACCGGTCCCCACCACCTCGCTGAGCTTAAtctgagggtcaaaggtcagttaGAGAGGAACAGGACACGCTGGGACTAGGGACACCGACTGGGGACAGACTCACGTTGTTCTCCATGGCGAGGCGCCTCACAGCGGGCGTGGCCTGAGTCTTGTGACCTTTGATGTCTTGGTGGGTGTGTTCCTCCCGGGCCATGGCGGGCGTCTCCACCACGTCCTCCTCCTGGATCACCTCTGATCAACAACAGGACGGTTTcagaacaacaacagacaccGAGGACCTGGTTCCAGACCGACACGCGTCTTACCTGATTTAGACTCTGTCTCGATGTCCACCAGCGGTTTCCCCACGATGGCGGTGGCGTCCACGTCGTAGTAGAGTTTCTTGATGACTCCGTCGTAGCGGCTGGTGATGGTGACGGACGCCTTGTCGCTCTGGACCTCACAGATGCTGTCGAACTGGGAAACTTTATCGCCCTCCTTCACGTACCTGAGGGACAcattcagtcagtcagacagacagaccgggACACTGGGGACAGATTCTACAGTGGGTCTAGTTTTACTTAGAGTTAGTTAGACTCTGGGGTCTCAGTTAGTTTTACTGGTCTTAGGTAAGATCCTGGGATCACTTGTGGTACCTGTAGTGTCTCTGTAATAGTCTTTGTGGATCTTGGTAGTTGCTCGGTTAAGACTCTGGGGTCTCGGTTGAGAATCTTGGTTATCGGTTAAGAGTCTGTCTCTGGTAGTTTTATTAGTCTCAGTTAATACTTTGGGGTGTCAGTGGAGAATCAGGGGTCTCAGGTAGTTTTATTGGTCTTGGGTAAGACCCTGGGGTCACTTGTGGTATCTGTAGCGTCTCTGTAGTAGTCTTTGTGGATCTTGGAAAATTTCTCGATTAAGACTCGGGGGTGTCAGGTGAGAATCTGGGGTCACGTTTAAGATTCTGGGGTCTTGGGTAGTTTTATTGACTTCGGTTGAGATTCTGGGGGGTCTCGATGGAGAATCAGGGGACTTGGTTAGTATTATTGGTCCCGGGTAAGATCCTGGGGTCACTTGTGTGTCTGTCATAGTCTTTGTGGATCTTGGTAGTTTCTCGATTAAGAATCTAGGGTCTCGGTCGAGAATCTGGGATCTCGGTTAATTTTATTGGTCCTGTGAAGATCCAGGGGTCTCTTGTGGTCTCTGTACTAGTCTTTGTGGATCTTGGTAGTTTCTGAGGTCCCGGTACGTACCACTCCTTCACTGTCACCTCCATGATCCCCTCTCCGATGTCGGACAGCTTGAACTGGACGATCGGTCCTCGACTCACTGCAGGAGAAAACACATCGTCACTTCCTGTGGACACATTGAGGACTCCGGGTCTGATCTGAGACCTGGTTCCTCTTAAACCTGATCTCAACCTTGAACTGTGTAATGAAACCTGTTGATCTGGATTCTCTAAACCTCCCAAAACTCTAAGACAGGAAACAACAACTGAATCAGGAAGAACTTCTCTGCCAAAAACCAAGATCCAGCCCCCTTTAATGTGCCAGCTTGTTATGTTGATGATGATAGTAGAAATAAGTGAATAAAGAGTTGCTTGTGTCGAGGTTTTAACACCGTCTACTTCCTGAATTCCTTAAACTGGATCAACCAGATCTGAACTCTGAATGATTATGAAGTTCAGACTGAAAACATGTAAAGGACTCAGGACTCACCAGCAGCAGTGTGCAGCGTCCTGCTGCTGAACATCTGGAGGTTTCGGTCCCATCTGAAGCTCGCCACTGGTTGCAGAGTTCTGTCGGGTCTGACGTTCTGCAGCCGGAAACATCGGCGGCGGTACTGCTGACTCAGCTGTCAGGACGAGAACCAGACAAGGGTCAAACTACAGGAACGACTTTTTAATGTAATGaactattaataaacaaaatgttgtacTGAGGCTcagatgccacaacaacacagattaaaaatgtaataaaatactaTAATAACACTTCAGTATGAATTCACGTTTGTGAATCTGCAATAGAAACTGGTGTTTTCCTTCATAATAAGGAGTTTGTGACGACTCAAGAGAGGTTTTAGAGATCACAGCGccagaattaaaaataaataaattcaaacaAATAGGCAGAACATAAACTTAACGTTCTGAACTCGTTcgtcgtagaaagaaactgttaaaacaggAAGTTTGAACTTCCAGAGGGTCCTTTAACGGATCGTAGGttaagtttccattagaaaaagtgaccaaatgaagtttaaaattgtgatatttatgtcaaaatcaatttattctacatgtcttatttaaatcacaaaaaaattaaatcaagtcaaaaacattaaattatgctcctcagagacactgtgacagttgacaaatattcactgaaaatctgttcacacagatcagagaggagaggacaggagaggctatttacacagagcagagaggagaggacaggagaggctgtttacacagatcagagaggagaggacaggagaggctgtttacacagaccagagaggagaggacaggagaggctgtttacacagatcagaggggagaggacaggagaggccgtttacacagagcagagaggagaggacaggagaggctggaaacatggcaatacttcaatatgtggagaatttcaacttttgtttttatttttgaaattagattagattacacGGGGAAATTCAcgtgtcacagcagcaaaagcAGAAGCAAAAGGTGTGAATATGAATTACGGGGGAAAAGTAgtagtttgaatgaaaaatataactACAGATCGAGATATAAAAGCtatgagctgcaggacttatagatgtatagagattttatatactgcagtgaaatacaaggacacagagagaaaatgagacaTGTTGTTGGAGTTCATAGGGTTAAATCCAGCGGTCAGCTCGACTGTCTGAACTTGAACTCGGTCAGACTGAATGCaggacaaacaataaaacagatgaaaacacTGAGACAGTTCTCCAActctagctgttagcctgttagcatcaCCTGCTCCTACAGCTGCTGCTTCACCTGCAGGatgctaactgaagctagcacAGTTAGCCTGGTTGCAGGTAAGATAGGtgagttagcatgttagcagcCGGCTGTTAGCTGCTGCCTCTGTTTGTATTTCATTCTGTTAGCTTAGCATCAGAGTTAGCATGGCAGTAAAGTTCCAGCTGGCAGCAGGCTGAGATCACCGGCTGACCACGTGACGCAGCGGTGACGGTGCACGCTGCCACCACgtatacacaaacaaaccaacagacacgcaaacaacagtaaacagctattgtttgttattgttttttttcttgctcaCCAGTCGTCTGAGCGCAGTGAAGGAGCCTCTGGTCACCGCCGCCATCTTTGCTCTCTCTGCTGCCGTTGTCGCCCTGACGTCACGGCTGCACGCCCCTCTCAGCAGCCAAT from Centropristis striata isolate RG_2023a ecotype Rhode Island chromosome 9, C.striata_1.0, whole genome shotgun sequence encodes the following:
- the dbt gene encoding lipoamide acyltransferase component of branched-chain alpha-keto acid dehydrogenase complex, mitochondrial encodes the protein MAAVTRGSFTALRRLLSQQYRRRCFRLQNVRPDRTLQPVASFRWDRNLQMFSSRTLHTAAVSRGPIVQFKLSDIGEGIMEVTVKEWYVKEGDKVSQFDSICEVQSDKASVTITSRYDGVIKKLYYDVDATAIVGKPLVDIETESKSEVIQEEDVVETPAMAREEHTHQDIKGHKTQATPAVRRLAMENNIKLSEVVGTGRDGRILKEDILNFLARQTGAILPPAPFQEIRPPPPAPTAAAAAAAARPVSAAAAIKPPPATPKPVFTGKDVTEPLKGFHKAMVRTMTAALKIPHFGYCDEVDLSRLVSLRAELRPIAEGRGVKLSFMPFFIKAASLGLLHFPILNSSLDEGVQNITYKASHNIGLAMDTLQGLLVPNVKNVQLLSVFEIAQELNRLQTLGAAGQLGTNELTGGTFTLSNIGSIGGTYAKPVILPPEVAIGALGKIQVLPRFDANGQVVPAHIMKVSWSADHRLIDGATMCRFSNLWREYLENPASMVLDLK